The Streptosporangiales bacterium sequence CGCCGCGAGCACTTCGCGTGGCTGCGCACCCTGTGGGTCAGGCTCGCTGCGGTCCCGATCCTCGCCGGCGCGATCTACGGCGCCTACGTTCTCGCCCCTCACGTGAGCGTCGAATGGGTGTACTGGCGCCAGGGCAACGAGGCGCTCGGCGTCTCGTACCCGATCTTCGCGCTCGTCAAGATCGCCCAGCTGGCGGCCACCGTCCTCGTCCTGCTGGCGGTCATCTCGCTGGTGCCCGGCCGCCGGCTCCCGGTGATCACCGGGTTCGGAGCCGCGAGCATGTACGCGTACCTGCTGCACGGGTTCGCGGCGAAGGGGGCCGAGTGGTGGGACGTCTACGACCTCCCGTTCGTCCACACCCACGCCGGGATCGTCGTCGTCACCCTGGCCGCGGTCGTGCTCACACTCGTGCTGTGCTCCCCGCCGGTGCGGGTGCTGTTCTCGTGGGCCGTTCAGCCGAAGCTGGAGGGCTGGCTCCGCGGGCCGACCGATCGGTCGCTGTCGTAGACCGCCGGACGGCTCAGCGGAACGCCGACTCGCCGGTCACGGCCTGACCGATGACCAGCTGGTGCACCTCGCTCGTGCCCTCGTAGGTGAGCACCGACTCCAGGTTGTTCGCGTGCCTGATCACCGGGTACTCGAGGGTGACGCCGCTGGCGCCCAGGATCGTGCGGCACTCCCGCGCGATCGCGATCGCCTCGCGGACGTTGTTGAGCTTGCCCAGGCTGACCTGCTCGGGACGCAGGGTGCCGGCGTCCTTCAGCCGGCCGAGGTGCACGGCGAGCAGCATGGCCTTGCCGAGCTCGACGGTCATGTCGGCGAGCTTGGTCTGGGTGATCTGGTACGTCGTGAGCGGGCGGTCGAAGACCTCGCGGTCGGCGGCGTACGCCAGGGCGGTGTGCAGGCAGTCTCTCGCGGCACCGACCGCACCGAAGATGATGCCGAACCGCGCCTCGGACAGGCAGCCGAGCGGTCCGGCGAGGCCGCGCGCCCCGGGGAGCATCGCGTCGCCGGGAACCCGCACCTCGTCGAGCACCAGTTCCGACGTGACCGAGGCACGCAGCGACAGCTTCTTGGTGATCTCCGGTGCGGAGAAGCCCTTGGTGTCGGTCGGCACGAGGAACCCGCGGATGCCGTCGTCGGTCCGCGCCCAGACGACCGCGACGTCGGCGATCGACCCGTTCGTGATCCACATCTTGGTGCCGTTGATGACCCAGTCGTCGCCCTCGCGCTTGGCGTGGGTGCGCATCCCCGCCGGGTTGGACCCGAAGTCGGGCTCGGTGAGGCCGAAGCAGCCGATCAGCTCACCGGCGGCCATGCCGGGCAGCCACTGCTGCTTCTGCTCCTCACTGCCGTAGGCGTGGATCGCGTACATGACCAGCGATCCCTGCACGGAGACGAGGCTGCGGATGCCGGAGTCGGCGGCCTCGAGCTCGAGGCAGGCGAGCCCGTACGCCGTGGCGCTCGCACCCGCGCAGCCGTAGCCGGACAGGTGCATGCCGAGCACGCCGAGCGAGCCCAGCCGTCGCGCGAGCTCGCGACCGGGGATCTCGCCGGTCTCGAACCAGTCGGCGACGTGCGGGCGGACGTGGTCGGCGCAGAACTGCGCGACCGTGTCGCGCATGGCGCGTTCCTCGTCGGACAGCAGCCCGTCGGTGCCGAACAGGTCGAGCGGGGCAATGGGACGGTTCTTCGGCATCGGGACGGCTCCGCGGTCGAGGACAAGGATCGGATCCAATGTACAACCCGCCCGTGGTCGACCCGTGAGGGGCACCCCGACCGTATCCTGGCACGGTGAGGGTGCCGTTCACGGGCCTGGTCAGTCGGCCTCGGGCGCCTGCTGGTGGGCGGGGTTGAGGACGCGGGCGAGGAACTCCTTCGTGCGCGCCTCGCGGGGGTCGGCGATGACCTGCTCCGGGTGACCCTGCTCGACCACGACTCCGCCGTCCATGAAGAGGACCTTGTCGGCCACCTCCCTGGCGAACTGCATCTCGTGGGTGACCACGAGCATCGTCATGCCCTCCTCGGCGAGCTGACGCATGACGCCGAGCACGTCGCCGACCAGCTCGGGGTCGAGGGCCGATGTCGGCTCGTCGAACAGCATCAGCTGGGGGTCCATCGAGAGTGCCCTGGCGATCGCCACGCGCTGCTGCTGGCCGCCGGAGAGCTGGGTGGGCATCGCCTGCTCGCGGCCGGTGAGGCCGACCTTCTCGAGGTTGCGCCTCGCGACCTCCTCGGCCTGCGACCTGCCGCGGCGCAGCACCTTGCGCTGGGCGACCGTGAGGTTCTCGAGCACGGTGAGGTGGCTGAACAGGTTGAACGACTGGAACACCATGCCGATCCGCTTGCGGGCGGCGTCGAGGTCGGCGTCCGGGTCGGTGAGCTCGATGCCGTCGACGACGACGGAGCCACCGTTCGGCTGCTCGAGCAGGTTGACGCAGCGCAGCAGCGTCGACTTGCCGGAGCCGGACGGCCCGATCACGCAGACGACCTGACCGCGTTCGACCTCGAGGTCGATGCCGCGCAGCACCTCGATCGTGCCGAACGACTTGCGCAGCTCGCTGACCCGGACGACGGGCGCGGCCTCGGCCTCGTTCTCGGCCGCCGGTTCGGCGGGGGTCGTCATGCCTTCACCGCCAGTCCGGTCGACTCGGGGGTGCTGACCTGCTTGCCGCCGGTGCGGCGTTCGAGGCGGCGCGAGAGCAGGGAGAGCGGGATGGTGAGGAGCAGGTAGCAGAGTCCCGCGACGAGGATCGGCGTCATCGACTGCACGGTGTTGAGGGACTCCCGGCCGAACTTGGTCAACTCGTACTGCTCCCGTGCCAGGCCGAGCAGGTAGACCAGCGACGAGTCCTTCGCCAGCAGGATGAGCTCGTTGGTGAGCGGCGGGAGCACGATGCGGAACGCCTGCGGGATGACGATCGTGACCATCGTGCGGCCCTGGGACATGCCCAGCGACCTCGCCGCCTCCACCTGACCCTTGTCGACGGCCTGGATGCCGGCACGCAGGGTCTCGGCCATGTAGGCGGCGCCGACGAGGCCGAGCGACAGCATGACGGTCGAGTAGATGTCGAAGCGCACGCCGAACGCGAGCGGCACGCCGTACCCGAAGGCGATGAACACCAGCAGGGCGGGCACGCCGCGGAAGAACTCGATGTAGAGCGTCGCGATCCAGCGGTACGGCGGAACCGACGACAGCTTCATCAGCGCGAGCAGGAGCCCGAGCACCAGGCCGAACGTGAAGCCGAGCACCGTGTAGATCACCGTGTTGCGGACCGCGGTGGTGATGATCTCAGGGAACTGGTCGGCCGCGATCGGCAGGTTGAAGAACGCCCGCCCGATCTCGCCCCAGTCCGCCGCGAAGGCGATGACGAGGGCGACCGCGACGAGGATCGCGTACTGGACGATGCGCGTGGTCCGCGCACGGCGGCGCCTGGACATGCTCATGCTCGCGGTCTCCCCGCCGTCGCCGTGGTGTCGGTGAGCAGGGACACCTACTTCTCCGGCGGCTCCACGCCGAACCACTTCTTGTACAGCTCGGCGTACGTGCCGTCCGACCTGGCGTCGGCGAGCACCTTGTTGACCTTGTCGAGCAGCGGCTTGTTGCCCTTCTTCACCGCCATGCCGAGCTGCTCGTCGAGGTCGTACTCGGCACCGACCTCGGTGTCGGGGTTGTCCTTGACGTAGTCGTACAGGACGCCGCTGTCGGCGACGGATGCCGCGACCTGGCCGGTGCGGACCGCGGTGGTCAGCAGGCCGAAGTCCTCGAACTGGACGACCTGGTAGCCGTACTTCTTCTCGTTCTTCTTGGCGTAGTCCTCGCCCGTGGTCTCCGGCTGCGCGCCGACCTTCTTGCCCTTGAGCTTCTCCAGGCCGTCGATGCCCGAGTCCTTCTTGACCAACAGCGACTGGGTGACGTCGAAGTACGGGTCGGAGAAGTCCATGACCTTCTTGCGGTCGTCCTTGATGGTGATGCCGGCCGCGGCGATATCGCACCTGTTGGTGTTGAAGTCCTCGCCCGACTCGATGCCCTCGAACGGCGTGTCGAGGATCTTCTGCTCCACGCCGAGGTCCTTCGCCACGAGGTCGACGAGGTCGACGTCGAAGCCGACGATCTTGCCGTCCTTGGTGAACTGGTACGGCTTGTAGGGGAGGTGCGTGCAGGTCGTGATCTTGTCCTCGGCGACGAGCTTGACACCGTCGACCTCGGTGCCTCCCCCTTCGGTCGACTCGACACAGCCGGTCAGCCCGGCGACGAGGACGAGGGCCGCGGCCAGCGACAGGACGGGATGGCGGAGTTGGCGTCGCACGAGCTGCTCCCTGTGGGCGGTCGGTAGATCCGTGTGCGCATCTTGCCAGCCGAGACGTGGTGCTGGATAGCCAGGTGGCGAACTACGGTACGCAGCGCACCGGGGTCACGACCAGAAGCCGCGGTCCTCCAGCAGCGCGATCGCGTGCTCACCGCCCTCGACGATGTGTGTGGTCATCAGCCTCGCCGCCGCCGCGCCGTCGTGGGACTCGATCGCGGCGGCGATCTCGGCGTGCTGCGTGGCCGCCACGCGCCCCCAGATGCTCGTGGTCTGGAACTCGCCGAACATCAGCGCGGATAGGCCCCGCAGCACCGCGCCGAGCCGCCGCGAGCCGCCGCTCTTGTTGATCAACCGGTGGAAGTCGTCGTTGAGCGCCTCGAGGTCGTCGCCAGGGCGCGGCCGGCGCATCCGCGCGACGCTCGCGCGGAGTGCGGTGACGGTCGAGTCGTCCATGACCGAGGCAGCCCGCTCCGCGGCGATCGCGCAGACGGCGGCGTAGATCCGGTAGTGGTCGCGCATGTCGTCGCGGGTGAGCGGTGCGACGAACGCGCCGCGCCGGGGTGCGATCTCGACCAGCGCGGCCGCCTCGAGCATGATGAGCGCCTCCCGGACCGGCAGCTTGCTCACGCCCAGCGCCTCGGCGACGGCGTCCTGGTCGACCTTCTCGCCGGGCTTGAGGTGGCCGGAGAAGATGAGGTCGCGCACGTACGAGGCCACCGCGTCCTTCAGGTTGGCGCGCTGGAACGACGGTGCCGCGGGCAGGGCGGGCATGGGACGGGACGGTACTCGATGCTCGGTCATCGGCCGGTGAACCTCGCCTGCCGCTTCTCCAGGAACGCCCGCATGCCTTCCTGCTTGTCGTGGGTCGTGAACGCCCACCCGGAGAGCGCCTGTTCCAGCTCCAGGCCCGAGCGCAGATCGGTCTCCAGGCCGGTGTTCACCGCCCGCTTCATGAGCGCGACGCTGAGCGGCCCGACCTTCGCGATGTCCGCGACGAGCGCCAGCGCCGCGGCGAGCAGCTCATCGTGCGGCATCACGCGGTCGACGAGACCGAGCGACGCCGCCTCGTCCGCGGCGACGATGCGCGCGGTGAACAGCATCTCCTTCGCCCGGCTCGGGCCGATCAGCCGCGGCAGCCGCTGGGTGCCGCCGAAGCCGGCCACCGAGCCGATCCGCGCGCTGGTGATGCCGAACGTGGCGTCGGGGGAGGAGAGGCGGTAGTCGCAGGCCAGCGCCAGCTCCAGGCCGCCGGTGAGGCAGGGGCCGCTGACGGCCGCGAGCACCGGCTTGGGGTGCTCCTCGATCACCCGGTTGAGCCGGGCGGCGCGCTCGGCGAACGTACGGAACGCCGTGACCGTGGTGATGTCGACAGCCTCGTTGAGGTCGGCACCCGCGGAGAAGCACGACGGGCCGCCGGTGAGCACGACGCCGGACACCGTGTCGTCGGCGACGAGGCGCTCGAGCTCGGCGGTCAGGGCGTCGAGCAGCTCGGCGCTGAGCGCGTTGCGCTTCCGCGGCCGGTTCAGGGTGAGGACGGCGGCGCGGTCACGGCGCTCGACCAGCAGGACGGGATCGGACATCGCCGTCACCCCTCGTCCGTCGCGGGCGCGGCGCGGAAGCGCGCGTAGTCGGGTGGGCGCTTCTCCAGGAACGCGGCGGCGCCCTCGGCCTGCTCGGGCGTGCCGTACAGCTGGCTCAGCATCTCCGCTCCCGAGCTGAACGCCGCACGCATCGAGTCGATGGCGAAGTTGAGGCTCGTCTTGGCCACCCGGAGGCTCTGCGGGCTCATCGTGAGCAGTACGTCGCACATCGCGCGGACGGCGTCGTCGAGCTCGTCCGCGGGGACGACCTTGTTGACGAGCCCCATCGACTCGGCCTCGGCGGCGGTGTAGAGGCGGGTGGTGTAGATCATCTCCCGCGCCCGCTTCTCGCCGACGATCCGTGGCAGCAGCTGCGTCGCTCCCCACACCGGCACGCTGCCGACCCGCGGCCCCACCTGGCCGAACCGCGCGTCGTCGGACGCGATCGTCAGGTCGCACATGACGTGCAGCTCGTGGCCCGCGCCGACGCAGTAGCCGCGGACCGCCGCGATGATCGGCTTGCCCGAGTCATGCAGCGCGGACCCGAGCCGCAGCAGCCGGCGCAGGTGGTTGCGGCCGCCGGACTGGTCGCGCCCGCGCTGGTCGTTGACGTCGCCGCCGGCGCTGAACGCCTTGTCGCCCGCTCCGGTGAGGACGATGACGCCGACGGCCGGGTCGTCGGCCGCGGCGTCGACGGCCGTGGTGAGCTCCTCGTACGTCCGGGTCCGCAGCGCGTTGCGCACGTGCGGGCGGTCGATGGTCACCGTCGCGACGTGGTTGTCGTACGCGTAGCGGATGTCCTCGAACTCGTCGGCAGCTGTCATGAGCGGTCCTCCTCCTCAGTACGAGCGGGGCATGCCGAGCACGTGGGTGCCGATGTAGGAGAGCACCAGGTTGTTGCTCACCGGCGCGATCAGCTGGAAGCGCGCCTCCCGGAACTTGCGGTGGATCCCGTACTCGTCGGCGACGCCGTAGCCGCCGAACGCCGTCATCGCCGCGTTCGCCGCCTCCCAGGTCGCCTGGGACGCGAGCAGCTTGGCTGCGTTGGCCTCCATGCCGGGCTGCTCGCCCCGCTCGAACACCGCCGCGGCCTTGAACCGCATCAGGCTGGCCGCCTCGAGCTGCGCGTACGCCTGGGCGATGGGGAACTGCACGGCCTGGTTGGCGCCGATCGGCCGGTCGAACACGACGCGCTGGGACGCGTACTCGGCCGCCTTGGCGACGAGCCAGTAGCCGTCACCGAGCACCTCGGACGCCACCAGGACGCGTTCGGCGTTCATCCCGCTGAGGATGTAGCGGAAGCCACGCCCCTCCTCGCCGACGAGGTTCGCCGCGGGTACGCGCAGGTCGTTGATGAACAGCGAGTACGTCTCGTGCGGCACCATCGTGCGGATCGGTCGTATCTCGACGGCGTCGCCGGCCTCGCGCAGGTCGACGACGAACGTGCTGATGCCGTCGGTCTTCTTCGTCACGTCGGCACGCGGCGTGGTGCGAGTGAGGATGAGCATCAGGTCGGTGTGCTCGACGCGCGACGTCCACATCTTCGCGCCGTTGATCACGTACTCGTCGCCGTCCCTGACGGCAGACGTCGTGATGCTGCTGGTGTCGGAGCCGGCGTCGGGCTCGGTCACCGCGAACGACTGGAGGCGCAGCCGGCCGGCGGCGATCTCCGGCAGCCATCGTGCCTTCTGCTCCTCGTTGCCGTGCCTGAGGATCGTGCCCATCGTGTACATCTGCGCGTGGGCCGGCAGGCCGCTGCCACCCGACCTGTTGACCGCCTCGAGGATCACCGCTGCGTCGGTGAGCGTCCCGCCGCCACCTCCGTACTCCTCGGGGATCAGGACGGCGAGGTAGCCGGCCTCGGTGAGCGCGTCGACGAACTCCGCGGGATAGGTGCGCTCCTGGTCTGCCTTGTTCCAGTACTCCTCGGGGAAGTGCGCGCACAGGTCGGCCACGCTGCGTGCGAGTGCCCGCTGTTCCTCGGTGAGGGTGAAGTCCATCGACGCTCCTGCTCGGTCGGTTGCCGTCCTGACGGTCAGTCCACGCGGGTCATGCCGCCGTTCACGCTGAGCACCTGTCCGGTGATGTACGCGGTGTCGGGGCGGGTGAAGAACTCCACCGCCGCCGCGACGTCCGCCGGCTCGCCCAACCTGCGCATCGGGTTGGCGCGCCGCCGCTTCTCGATCTGGTCGTCGGTGAGCATCTGGCGCAGCAGCGGGGTGTCGGTCGTGCCGGGGGAGACGACGTTGACCGTCACGCCGCGGCGGGACACCTCGACGGCGAGCGACTTGGCGAACGCGATTTGCGCGGCCTTCGCGCCGGCGTATACGGCCTCTCCCCGCACGCCGATGCGTGCGGCGTCGGAGGCGACGACGACCACGCGTCCGTCGTGGGCGTCGACCATCGCGGGGACGAACGCGCGCGCGACGTTGAGGAGTCCGGCGTAGTTGACCGCGATGACGCGCTCGTCCGCCTCGGCCGTGGAGTCGAGGAAGTCGCCGTGCGGCGACCAGCCGGCGCAGTGCACGAGCGAGGTGACGGCGCCGTACGTCCCCGCCACCTCGGCGGCAACGTCGCCGACGGCCGCCGTGCTCGTCACGTCGCACCGGTAGGACGACTCGAACGGCGAGCCGTCCGGCTCCTCCGCGAGGTCGAGTCCCAGGACCCGGTGCCCACCGGCCCGCAGGGCATGACCGATGGCGAGGCCGATGCCGCTCGCCGACCCGGTGACGAGGCTGAGCGGTGCTGACGACGTGGTCATGCCGTGCCTCCTAGGTGAACGCCGAGACGCCGAGCAGCTCGCGGCCGATGATGAGCTGCTGGATCTGGCTGGTGCCGTCGGGGAAGGTGAGCATGCGCGCGTCGCGCAGCCACTCGTCGAACGGCAGCTCGCGGCTGACGCCGTAGCTGCCGGCGACCTGCTGCGCCTTGAGGATCGCCTGGATCGCGGTCTCGGTGGCGAACAGCTTGGCCATCGACGACGAGAGCACGGCGGGCCGGCCGGCGTCGAGGTCGGCGAGCGCCCGGCGGCAGAGCAGCCGCGCGGCCTCGACGGACGTGGCCGCGTCGGCGATGAGCGCCTGGACGAGCTGGAAGCGGGCGATCGCCCGGCCGAACTGCTCGCGGGTGCGGGCGTACGCGATCGCGTAGTCGACCGCGGACCTGGCGAGGGCGCATGCGAGGAGACCCATCGAGACGCGGTTGAGCGTCCACGAGTCCGTCATCTTCGTGCTGGTCGACGCGCTGGTGAGGACGTGGTTCGCCGGGACCGTCGCGTCGACGGTGACCGAGCAGAGGTGGCCGCGCGTCAGCCCGCTCATCGGCAGGTCGGCGGCGGTCACCGGCGTCGCGCGGGTGTCGACGAGGACCCGCGCGGTGGAGTCGGACCCGGCGTCCCTGGCCAGCACCACGAGCAGGTCGGCGACCGTGCCGTTGGTCGTCCACAGCTTGCCGGCCCGCAGCCGGCAGCCGTCGCCGCTCCGCTCGATCGTGGCCGTGACCGCGTTCGACGCGGAGCCGACGTCGGGCTCGCTGATGGCCGATCCGGCGACGAGGTCGCCGGCGAGCAGCCCGGGCAGGTAGGCCTCGCGCACGGCGTCGTCGGCGCCGGCCACGAGCCGGAAGATCGTCGCCTCCTGGGCGATGCACGCGACGCCGAGGAACGCCGGCAGCGCCTCGGTGACGAGGCCACTCAGCACGTGCGTCAGGCCGCTGCCGCCCCACCGCTCGGGCACGCGGACGCCGAAATACCCGGTCGTGGCGACGTCGCGCAGGCAGGCGACGAGCACGTCCTTCGACACGGGCTCGGGCGGGAGGCCGTCGAGACGGGGCGCGATCCGTCGCCTGACCATGTCGGTGACCGACTCTGCCAGGAGGCGTGCGGTCTCGTCGGTCTCCATCGCCGGTCACGCCTCCGTTCGCGGCTCGGCGCCGGACGCGAGGGCGGCGTTGACCGCGGGCATGACCTCGGTCGCGAGCAGCTCGAGGGAGTCGAGGATCCTGCGGTGCTCCATGCCGAGCCACTGGGTCCTGGCGAGCAGCAGGTTGACGTCCGACGCGGTCACGAACGCCGTGAGCTGCTCGGCGACCGACTGCGGGTCGCCGACGACGGCGCGTTCGGCCGCCTGCGCGTAGTCGACCGTGCCCTTGTGCTGCCGCAGCACGTCGGAGAACAGGCCCCAGTCGTCGAACATCGCGTAGCTGGACGTGAGGTACGGCCCGACCTCACGTACGGCCTCCTCGTGCGTACGGCCGACGTAGATGTTGCGCAGGCCCGGCCGGGTCGCGGGCAGCGGCCGGCCGCCGTCGCGGAGGAAGGACCGGTATCGCTCCGCCTGCTTCACCACACCCTCGTTCGGCAGGTGCGAGGTCGCGATCCACGCGTCGCCGATCCGCGCGGCC is a genomic window containing:
- a CDS encoding transporter substrate-binding domain-containing protein, producing MAAALVLVAGLTGCVESTEGGGTEVDGVKLVAEDKITTCTHLPYKPYQFTKDGKIVGFDVDLVDLVAKDLGVEQKILDTPFEGIESGEDFNTNRCDIAAAGITIKDDRKKVMDFSDPYFDVTQSLLVKKDSGIDGLEKLKGKKVGAQPETTGEDYAKKNEKKYGYQVVQFEDFGLLTTAVRTGQVAASVADSGVLYDYVKDNPDTEVGAEYDLDEQLGMAVKKGNKPLLDKVNKVLADARSDGTYAELYKKWFGVEPPEK
- a CDS encoding ATP-binding cassette domain-containing protein, whose product is MTTPAEPAAENEAEAAPVVRVSELRKSFGTIEVLRGIDLEVERGQVVCVIGPSGSGKSTLLRCVNLLEQPNGGSVVVDGIELTDPDADLDAARKRIGMVFQSFNLFSHLTVLENLTVAQRKVLRRGRSQAEEVARRNLEKVGLTGREQAMPTQLSGGQQQRVAIARALSMDPQLMLFDEPTSALDPELVGDVLGVMRQLAEEGMTMLVVTHEMQFAREVADKVLFMDGGVVVEQGHPEQVIADPREARTKEFLARVLNPAHQQAPEAD
- a CDS encoding FCD domain-containing protein; this translates as MTEHRVPSRPMPALPAAPSFQRANLKDAVASYVRDLIFSGHLKPGEKVDQDAVAEALGVSKLPVREALIMLEAAALVEIAPRRGAFVAPLTRDDMRDHYRIYAAVCAIAAERAASVMDDSTVTALRASVARMRRPRPGDDLEALNDDFHRLINKSGGSRRLGAVLRGLSALMFGEFQTTSIWGRVAATQHAEIAAAIESHDGAAAARLMTTHIVEGGEHAIALLEDRGFWS
- a CDS encoding 1,4-dihydroxy-6-naphthoate synthase, with the translated sequence MTAADEFEDIRYAYDNHVATVTIDRPHVRNALRTRTYEELTTAVDAAADDPAVGVIVLTGAGDKAFSAGGDVNDQRGRDQSGGRNHLRRLLRLGSALHDSGKPIIAAVRGYCVGAGHELHVMCDLTIASDDARFGQVGPRVGSVPVWGATQLLPRIVGEKRAREMIYTTRLYTAAEAESMGLVNKVVPADELDDAVRAMCDVLLTMSPQSLRVAKTSLNFAIDSMRAAFSSGAEMLSQLYGTPEQAEGAAAFLEKRPPDYARFRAAPATDEG
- a CDS encoding acyl-CoA dehydrogenase, encoding MDFTLTEEQRALARSVADLCAHFPEEYWNKADQERTYPAEFVDALTEAGYLAVLIPEEYGGGGGTLTDAAVILEAVNRSGGSGLPAHAQMYTMGTILRHGNEEQKARWLPEIAAGRLRLQSFAVTEPDAGSDTSSITTSAVRDGDEYVINGAKMWTSRVEHTDLMLILTRTTPRADVTKKTDGISTFVVDLREAGDAVEIRPIRTMVPHETYSLFINDLRVPAANLVGEEGRGFRYILSGMNAERVLVASEVLGDGYWLVAKAAEYASQRVVFDRPIGANQAVQFPIAQAYAQLEAASLMRFKAAAVFERGEQPGMEANAAKLLASQATWEAANAAMTAFGGYGVADEYGIHRKFREARFQLIAPVSNNLVLSYIGTHVLGMPRSY
- a CDS encoding ABC transporter permease subunit (The N-terminal region of this protein, as described by TIGR01726, is a three transmembrane segment that identifies a subfamily of ABC transporter permease subunits, which specificities that include histidine, arginine, glutamine, glutamate, L-cystine (sic), the opines (in Agrobacterium) octopine and nopaline, etc.), translated to MSMSRRRRARTTRIVQYAILVAVALVIAFAADWGEIGRAFFNLPIAADQFPEIITTAVRNTVIYTVLGFTFGLVLGLLLALMKLSSVPPYRWIATLYIEFFRGVPALLVFIAFGYGVPLAFGVRFDIYSTVMLSLGLVGAAYMAETLRAGIQAVDKGQVEAARSLGMSQGRTMVTIVIPQAFRIVLPPLTNELILLAKDSSLVYLLGLAREQYELTKFGRESLNTVQSMTPILVAGLCYLLLTIPLSLLSRRLERRTGGKQVSTPESTGLAVKA
- a CDS encoding acyl-CoA dehydrogenase, which translates into the protein MPKNRPIAPLDLFGTDGLLSDEERAMRDTVAQFCADHVRPHVADWFETGEIPGRELARRLGSLGVLGMHLSGYGCAGASATAYGLACLELEAADSGIRSLVSVQGSLVMYAIHAYGSEEQKQQWLPGMAAGELIGCFGLTEPDFGSNPAGMRTHAKREGDDWVINGTKMWITNGSIADVAVVWARTDDGIRGFLVPTDTKGFSAPEITKKLSLRASVTSELVLDEVRVPGDAMLPGARGLAGPLGCLSEARFGIIFGAVGAARDCLHTALAYAADREVFDRPLTTYQITQTKLADMTVELGKAMLLAVHLGRLKDAGTLRPEQVSLGKLNNVREAIAIARECRTILGASGVTLEYPVIRHANNLESVLTYEGTSEVHQLVIGQAVTGESAFR
- a CDS encoding SDR family oxidoreductase; its protein translation is MTTSSAPLSLVTGSASGIGLAIGHALRAGGHRVLGLDLAEEPDGSPFESSYRCDVTSTAAVGDVAAEVAGTYGAVTSLVHCAGWSPHGDFLDSTAEADERVIAVNYAGLLNVARAFVPAMVDAHDGRVVVVASDAARIGVRGEAVYAGAKAAQIAFAKSLAVEVSRRGVTVNVVSPGTTDTPLLRQMLTDDQIEKRRRANPMRRLGEPADVAAAVEFFTRPDTAYITGQVLSVNGGMTRVD